The Rhodococcus sp. ABRD24 genome contains the following window.
GGGGACGGGTCGGTGCCGGTGGCGTGGGTGGTGTCGGCGCGGACCGACGAGGCGTTGGCGGGGCAGGCGGCTCGGTTGTCGCGTTATCTGATCGAGCGTCCGGATGTGGACGCGGTGGATGTGGCGGCGACGTTGGCGGGTCGGTCGCGGTTCGATCATCGTGCGGTGATCGTGGGCGGGGACCGGGCGGCGTTGTCGGGTGGGCTCGACGCGGTGGTCCACGGGGTGCCCGGCGATGGTGTGGTGTCGGGGACCGCACGCGCACACGGCAAGACGGTGTTGGTGTTCCCGGGTCAGGGTGCACAGTGGCTGGGGATGGGCCGGGAACTGTCGGCTCGGTTTCCGGTGTTCGCGCAGAAGATGGCCGAGTGTGATCGGGTGTTCGCTCCTTTGGTGGAGTGGTCGTTGCTGGATGTGCTTGCTACTGATGATGAGGGGTGGCTCGAACACGTCGAGATCGTGCAGCCGGTGTTGTTCGCGGTGATGGTGTCGCTGGCGGAGTTGTGGCGTTCGGTCGGCGTGGAACCTGATGCGGTGGTGGGTCATTCTCAAGGCGAGATCGCCGCAGCTCATGTCGCGGGCGGATTGTCGCTCGAGGATGCTGCCCGGATCGTGATCCGGCGGTCGGCGGCGTTGGCGGTGTTGGCTGGTCAGGGCGCGATGGTGTCGGTGTTCGCGTCGCGGGAGCGGGTCGAGGAGTTGCTCGAGCGGTTCGACGGGTTGACGGTGGCGGCCGTCAATGGCCCGGGGTCGACAGTGGTGTCCGGCGATGTCGGGCAGGCGGAGTCGTTCCTGACCGAGTGTGAGCGACGTGATGTTCGTGCACGTCGGATTGCGGTGGACTATGCCTCGCATTCGCCGCAGGTCGAACAACTCCGTGATCAGCTGCTCGAGGTGCTCGGCGACATCCAGCCATGTTCGCAGGGTTCCGCCGGTTCGGAGGGTTCGTCGGGGGTGGTGTTCTATTCCACGGTCACCGGTACGATTCTGGACCCGACGGAGTTGGATGCCCGGTACTGGTTCCGGAATTTGCGGGACACGGTGTGTTTCGAGGAGACGGTGCAGGCGTTGCGCCGTGACGGATACAGCGTGTTCGTAGAGGCGAGCCCGCACCCGCTGCTGACCGTGGACATCGAACAGGCTTGCGACACAGAAGTTTCCGATTCTCCTTCGCCGGTGATCGTGGGTTCGTTGCTGCGTGGCGAGGATTGCGCGGTCGCGTTCACGCGTTCGATGGCCCAGCTGGAGGTGTCGGGTGTGGGTGTGGTGTGGGAAGCGATGCTTCCGGGTCGTGGTCGTCGAATCGAGTTGCCCACGTATGCGTTCCAGCGTCGCCATTACTGGTTGACCTCGACCGGGACCGGTGATGCGGTGTCGTTGGGGTTGGCCGGGGCTGGGCATCCGTTGTTGGGTGCGGTGATGGCGTCGGCGGGTTCGGGTGGCGTGGTGTTGACGGGTCGGTTGTCGTTGGCGTCGCAGCCGTGGTTGGTCGATCACGCGGTTGGTGGGGTGGTGTTGTTCCCGGGTACCGGGTTCGTGGAGTTGGTGTTGCGGGCCGGGGAGGAGGTCGGGTGCCCGGTGGTGCGGGACCTGACATTGATGACTCCGCTGATCTTGGCGGGTGAGACTGCGCGGCAGGTGCAGGTCGTGGTCGACGACGCCGATGACCAGGAGCAGGGTGTTCGGCGGGTGGTGGTGTATTCCCGTGCTGCCGGGGACCCGCAGGCGGGGTGGGTCACTCATGCTGAGGGGGTGCTCGAGCGGCAGGGTGTCGATTTCGCGAATTCGGTTGCCGCCGAAGCGCTGTTGGAGGGATTGACGGTGTGGCCGCCGCGTGGCGCGGTGGCGGTGGCAGTGCACGATCTGTATTCGGTGTTGGCCGGACTCGGATATGACTACGGTCCGACTTTCCAGGGGTTGCGGTCATTGTGGCATCGTGGTGAGGAGTTGTTCGTCGAAGCGGCGCTGCCCGAAACAGTCGCCGATGCATCGCGATACGGACTGCATCCGGTGTTGTTGGATTCGGTGCTGCATGCCGCGGTGATGGCCGACGCCGGTGCCGGTGGCGAGGTGATGTTGCCGTTCGCGTGGTCGGAGGTGTCGCTGCATGCGGTCGGCGCGTCGATGGTGCGGGCCCGGATCTCGCCGAACGATTCCGGTACCGGCGCGGTGGCGATCGAGGTTGCCGACCCTGCCGGGCGCCCGGTGTTGACGGCTGGGTCGTTGACCTTGCGGCCGGTGTCGCCGGGACAATTGGGTGCCGCGGGCACGCGTGAGCGGTTGTGCGCGGTGCAGTGGGCACCAGCGCCGACGCCGATCCCGGGGTCGGTACCGGAGTCTCGGGTGTTCACCACGGTCGAGGGATTTTTGGCGTGGGCGCGCGACGAAACTGCATCGGTGCCTCCGGTGGTGGTGTTGGACCGGCGCGAGACCTGTGACACCGGTGTCGATGTGCCGGGGCGGGTGCATCGGGCGGTCGCCGACACCTTGGTCGGGTTGCAGGCCTGGCTGGGTGAGTCGCGGTTCGCTGCGAGTGTGTTGGTGGTGTGGACCTGTGGGGCGGTTGCGCGCGAGGGTGAGCCGGTCACCGATCTGGCGGGTGCCGCGGTGTGGGGGTTGGTGCGTTCGGCGCAGTCGGAGGACCCGGGCCGGGTCGTGCTCGTCGACACCGATCATCCCAACGGCCTTTCCGCTGATACCGATCCCGAGAACGGGGTCAGCTCGGTCGCCGCGGACTCGTCGATGCTGGGGGTGGATCTGACCGAAGTGCTGGCTTGTGGTGAACCCCAGGTGATGGTTCGCGGCGGGGTGCTGCACCTTGCCCGACTTACCCGGCTGACCGATTCGCTGGGTATGGTTGTGCCGGAGTCGGTCTCGTGGCGACTGGAAGCCGGTGACGACACTGTTGATGGGCTCAGTCTGAACGCGTGCCGTGCTGCGGATCAACAATTGGGGGACGGGCAGGTCCGTGTTGCGGTGCGGGCCGGTGGCCTGAACTTCAGAGACGTTCTCATCTGCCTGGGTGCGGTGGACGTGGGGAACACCGCGATGGGCATGGAAGTTTCCGGGGTGGTCGTCGAGGTCGGCCCGGGGGTAAAGGGCTTCGCCCTCGGAGACCGGGTGATGGGGCTGATCACGGATGGTCTGGGTCCTCTTGTGGTGACGGATCAGCGATTGATGGTCCACATGCCCGAGGGGTGGTCGTTCGTCGATGCGGCCACGGTTCCGATTGTCTTTCTCACCGCCTATTACGGGCTCCGGGATTTGGCTCGGGCCCAGCCGGGAGAGACCTTGCTGGTGCACGCGGCTGCCGGCGGGGTGGGTATGGCGGCTACCCAGCTGGCCCGATACTGGGGAATCGAGGTGTACGGGACCGCGAGCCAGGGTAAGTGGGACACCTTGGCTTCCATGGGGTTCGATGAGCAGCACATCGGTGATTCCCGGTCTCTGCAGTTCGGGGAACAGTTCATGACGGCCACGGGTGGTCGTGGTGTGGACATCGTCTTGGACTCGCTGGCCGGGGAATTCGTCGACACGTCTTTGCGGCTGCTGCCGCGCGGTGGTCGTTTCTTGGAGATGGGCAAAACCGACATACGCGATAGCGGAGACATTGCCGCTCGCTATCCTGGAGTGCACTACCGTGCGTTCGACCTATGGGATGCCGGACCGGACCGGATCGCGGAGATGCTGGCCGATCTCAAGGCGATGTTCGACAGGGAAGTGATCGTTCCGCTACCCGTCAGGACATATGACATTCGGCGCGCGCGCGATGCGTTCCGATACTTCAGTCAGGCACGTCATATCGGCAAGATCGCCTTGTCCATCCCGGCGGGTTCCGGTGGTGTGGATTCGGGTGTGGTTTCGGCGGTGTCGGCGGGCACTGTGTTGATCACCGGTGGTACCGGTGGGTTGGGGTCGATGCTGGCGCGGCATCTGGTGACCGAGTATGGGGTGCGGTCGTTGGTGTTGGCCAGTCGTCGTGGCCTGGCGGCGTCGGGGGCGGAGGACTTGGTCACGGAGTTGACCGGGTTGGGCGCCCGGGTGCGGGTGTTGGCGTGTGATGTATCCGATCGCGGTGAGGTCGTGGAGTTGTTGGCCGCGGTAGCCGAGGATGCACCGTTGACCGGTGTGGTGCATACCGCGGGTGTGCTCGATGACGGTGTGGTGGTGTCGTTGACCCCGGAGCGGGCCGATGCGGTGTTGGCGGCCAAGGCGGATGCGGCGTGGCATCTGCATGAGTTGACTCGCGACTTGGATCCGGCACTGTTCGTGTTGTACTCCTCGGTTGCGGGTGTGTTGGGCACTGCGGGTCAGGGCAACTATGCGGCTGCGAATGCGTTCCTGGACGGGTTGGCCGAGTGTCGCCGTGGCGAGGGTCGGACGGCGGTGTCGATCGCGTGGGGTTTGTGGGCTGCGGGCACGGCGATGACCGGGCATCTCGGCGAGGCCGACACCACACGTCTGGGTCGGGGTGGAGTGGTCGCGATGTCGGACGAGGAGGGTTTGGCATTGTTCGACGCCGCTGTGGCGCAACATCGCGCGGGTGTGGTCGCTGCTCGCGTGGACACGGCTTCGTTGGCTGCCGGTGCACGCGCGGGGACTCTGGCTCCGTTGCTCGAGGGCTTGCTGCCGGAGGGCCGCCGCGTCACGGGAATTGTGGCGGGCCTGCGTCAGCGGCTGGCGGGATTGACCGGCGCAGAGCGAGAGGCATTGGTTCTGGATACAGTTCGCGGTCAGGTCGCGGCCGTGTTGGGTCACGACAGCGGTGTGGTCATCGATGCCGGCCGCAATTTCCGGGACCTGGGTTTCGACTCGCTTACCGCGGTCGAGACACGCAACCGGTTGAACTCCGTCACCGGGTTGCGGTTGCCCGCGACGCTGGTCTTCGACTATCCGACACCGGACGCGGTGACCGCGCACATCCTTAGTCAGCTCACCGACACCGAAATCTCGGACAGTGGAATCTCCGACTCCTTGTCGCGCCTAGAAAAAGAGGTGATAGAGATGGTTGACGGCAAGACAATGACCAATGAATTCTACTCGAGGTTGTTGGATTTGACCCGAATTGCCAGTCGGGCGAACGAAGAGCGGGGTACATCGCCGTCGGAGGACGTCATGGCCATGAGTGACCAAAAATTGCTGGATCTGCTAGAGGACGAATTCGGCATTTCGTAGCTCGGGGAACCTGCTGATGGAGAACGGGCGGTCCAGGTTTTGGAGCCTATCCGAGCAGCGAGTCGAATCGGATTTTGGGTAACTGATCGAATTCTTTGGTGGCGTAGAAGAAGTCAGCGAACACCGTTTCATGTTCCAGAGGATCTGTTCGCGGGACGTGCGGACCAGTGCTGGGCGGACCGGGGTGTTGGGACAACGCCGCCGCCGAGTCGTTCTTCACGACCTCGAAGAACAAGATGTATTGCCCGGTAGGCGTTCGACACCAGAGGTCGGGCACGGTTCGCCGTCGCCGAGTACATCGCGGTGTTTTCGACCGGAAGCGTCTGCACTCGACGCTGGGCTACCGCACCCCCGTCGAAGCGCTCGCGGAGTATCGAAGCGCAGCAACAGCTGCCCGAGACCACCGAACCGGCGTCCACTACTCTGACGCTCCACCCCGGGCCGCAGAGCTGTATCGGCCGTCAGTTCGTGTCCCGCGAAACCAGGCTGATGATCGCCCACATTCTGAACGTTTAGGGAGCCACAGGCTTGGCTGGAAGAACCCGAGTCCAGAGGAATTTTTGCGCAAATCTTTTCTTTTTCGGATGATTCCTGCGCTGACCACCCTTTGTCCGGATATTCTGTAGCAGACCCTTGCTGCGGTAGCGACAGCTATTTCTGATTGGGCAACGGACTTGCTACCAATCGGGTGGACACCGTCAATTCTGGATTGGGGGACCGTGGGCTCGAGTAGGTGGGGGCTTCCGGGAGTCTGCGACATCAAGGATCGATCACCAACAACCAGAATGAAGGAGATCATATGTCCAAGATCAACCGGAAGCTGCCCATCGCGCTCTGCGCGGTGGCAGCGTCCGCCGGAATCGCCCTGGGGGTCACGCCGGCAGCTTCGGCAACTGTCGGATCGACCTACACGGCGTTTTCCATCTCGTGTGTTGGAACTGCGATGGGGCTCTCGCAGAGCCAGGCGCAGTCGTATGGAGCGACCGTGGACCATCAGGTTTCTGGTTCCAACCAGTCGTTCGCAATCTCGTTCGACTCGCAAACGGTGCCATCCACGGCCCTCGGTTACAAGGTGAGTGGACTCTCGAATACCAAGATCCGCGTCCAGATCGACGGCAGCACATACGTTTCACACTCGTTGTCGGGTGGATCGGGCTACTCCGGGACGGCCACCGCGACCAAGACGACGAGTACTCCGACGGGCAGCGCCATCATCGAGATTGCAATCCCCAACATACCCGCGGGTGTGACAGTTACGCTGCCGACCTTGACCGTTGTCCAGGGGTCCACTGTCGCGCCGAAGTTCTCCACCGGTAACGGAGGCAACGGCATTGCCGCGACCCAGAACGAGGGGAAGTACGGCTATGGTGCGGGCAACTTCTTCACCTTCGATTCGATTGTCACCGTTCCCCTCATCGGTACGGTGACCGCGCCGACAACCTGCCTGCCGACCAACGTCCAGTTTCCGAGTGTCGGGGCGTTTCCCATACTGAACGCCGGTGCTGGAGTCCTGCACTCCTGAAACAGCGAAAGTGCTCGGATTCCGATGGGTCCGAAGATCGAAGCGGACAGAATGTCTGGGCGCGCGATCCAGTAGTTTTCGGATCCCTCGCCTGTCGGGCATCCACTGGACCGTGGAAGGGGGGTGCGGCACGAATCGCGCCCGCACCTCCCTGCCATCCACCAATCCTCGTAGAAACCCCATTGCCATGATTATTCGTCGTCGACAGAACTAGGGTGTATATCCCGTTTCGTGATCGCTCCAAGCAAGGTGAACAGTGGCGAGAGGGT
Protein-coding sequences here:
- a CDS encoding type I polyketide synthase, producing the protein MRNTPDHRRGRCPSRPSRGSTRRIRTATHRNPTPLDSTGDCMTRLYPGRAELLNDEPEWTQPSDGQVMSQPIAIVGTGCRFPGGVESSEDLWQLVFDGRDGFSDFPTDRGWDLEHLYDPEPGVPGKSYVRVGGFLHQSSDFDAQFFGISPREALAMDPQQRVLLETAWEALESAGIDPSALRGSDTGVYCGVMHNDYGVGAGGEVPVDVEGYRLTGGSSSVVSGRVSYVLGLEGPAVSVDTSASSSLVALHLAVQALRSGECSLALAGGVTVMSTPGTFVEFSRQRGLAPDGRCKPFADAADGTAWGEGSGVLVLERLSDAQRNGHRVLAVVRGSAVNQDGASNGLTAPNGPSQQRVIRRALANAGVSAAEVDVVEAHGTGTRVGDPIEAHALLATYGQRDRDREPLWLGSIKSNIGHTQAAAGMAGVIKMVQALRHGLLPKTLNVDAPSSRVDWTSGHVGLLTEARDWPQSDRPRRAAVSGFGVSGTNAHVILEQAPESVTDVGARGGGPVAWVVSARTDEALAGQAARLSRYLIERPDVDAVDVAATLAGRSRFDHRAVIVGGDRAALSGGLDAVVHGVPGDGVVSGTARAHGKTVLVFPGQGAQWLGMGRELSARFPVFAQKMAECDRVFAPLVEWSLLDVLATDDEGWLEHVEIVQPVLFAVMVSLAELWRSVGVEPDAVVGHSQGEIAAAHVAGGLSLEDAARIVIRRSAALAVLAGQGAMVSVFASRERVEELLERFDGLTVAAVNGPGSTVVSGDVGQAESFLTECERRDVRARRIAVDYASHSPQVEQLRDQLLEVLGDIQPCSQGSAGSEGSSGVVFYSTVTGTILDPTELDARYWFRNLRDTVCFEQAVQALRGDGYTVFVEASPHPLLVVDIEQICEALASDDGRDPVIVGSLQRDQDSVLAFTRSMAHLDVVGAGVVWDAVLGCRGRRVELPAYAFQRRRYWLGSSGVGDAVSSGLSEAGNPGAHRGPGTVVGLRQRLAGLTDAEQKALVLDTVRDQVAAVLGHDNGAAIDAGCSFRDLGFDSLTAVETRNRLNTFTGLRLPVTLVFDYPTPDAVTAQILTQLIDTDVAAASESASVVSLSSSEPVAIVGVGCRLPGGVNSAEELWQLVVDGRDVIAGFPADRGWDGVFDPEPGVAGKSYTNEGGFLYDAAEFDADFFGISPREAIGMDPQQRILLETVWEALEHAGIRPATLRGSDTGVYVGVIDQSYGAAGSDGVGDNAFTGVTASVVSGRVSYVLGLEGPAVSVDTACSAGLVALHQAVAALRSGECSLALAGGVTVMTTPGTFVEFSRQRGLAPDGRCKPFADAADGTAFGEGSGVLVLERLSDAQRNGHRVLAVVRGSAVNQDGASNGLTAPNGPSQQRVIRRALANAGVSAAEVDVVEAHGTGTRLGDPIEAQALLATYGQDRPEDRPVWLGSVKSNIGHTQAAAGVAGVIKMVQAMRHGVLPKTLHVDSPSSHVDWDAGRVALLTEQRDWPEAGRPRRAAVSAFGISGTNAHVILEQAPVSEQAPRPQTPESETDPVTEPVTDPATGVGGDGSVPVAWVVSARTDEALAGQAARLSRYLIERPDVDAVDVAATLAGRSRFDHRAVIVGGDRAALSGGLDAVVHGVPGDGVVSGTARAHGKTVLVFPGQGAQWLGMGRELSARFPVFAQKMAECDRVFAPLVEWSLLDVLATDDEGWLEHVEIVQPVLFAVMVSLAELWRSVGVEPDAVVGHSQGEIAAAHVAGGLSLEDAARIVIRRSAALAVLAGQGAMVSVFASRERVEELLERFDGLTVAAVNGPGSTVVSGDVGQAESFLTECERRDVRARRIAVDYASHSPQVEQLRDQLLEVLGDIQPCSQGSAGSEGSSGVVFYSTVTGTILDPTELDARYWFRNLRDTVCFEETVQALRRDGYSVFVEASPHPLLTVDIEQACDTEVSDSPSPVIVGSLLRGEDCAVAFTRSMAQLEVSGVGVVWEAMLPGRGRRIELPTYAFQRRHYWLTSTGTGDAVSLGLAGAGHPLLGAVMASAGSGGVVLTGRLSLASQPWLVDHAVGGVVLFPGTGFVELVLRAGEEVGCPVVRDLTLMTPLILAGETARQVQVVVDDADDQEQGVRRVVVYSRAAGDPQAGWVTHAEGVLERQGVDFANSVAAEALLEGLTVWPPRGAVAVAVHDLYSVLAGLGYDYGPTFQGLRSLWHRGEELFVEAALPETVADASRYGLHPVLLDSVLHAAVMADAGAGGEVMLPFAWSEVSLHAVGASMVRARISPNDSGTGAVAIEVADPAGRPVLTAGSLTLRPVSPGQLGAAGTRERLCAVQWAPAPTPIPGSVPESRVFTTVEGFLAWARDETASVPPVVVLDRRETCDTGVDVPGRVHRAVADTLVGLQAWLGESRFAASVLVVWTCGAVAREGEPVTDLAGAAVWGLVRSAQSEDPGRVVLVDTDHPNGLSADTDPENGVSSVAADSSMLGVDLTEVLACGEPQVMVRGGVLHLARLTRLTDSLGMVVPESVSWRLEAGDDTVDGLSLNACRAADQQLGDGQVRVAVRAGGLNFRDVLICLGAVDVGNTAMGMEVSGVVVEVGPGVKGFALGDRVMGLITDGLGPLVVTDQRLMVHMPEGWSFVDAATVPIVFLTAYYGLRDLARAQPGETLLVHAAAGGVGMAATQLARYWGIEVYGTASQGKWDTLASMGFDEQHIGDSRSLQFGEQFMTATGGRGVDIVLDSLAGEFVDTSLRLLPRGGRFLEMGKTDIRDSGDIAARYPGVHYRAFDLWDAGPDRIAEMLADLKAMFDREVIVPLPVRTYDIRRARDAFRYFSQARHIGKIALSIPAGSGGVDSGVVSAVSAGTVLITGGTGGLGSMLARHLVTEYGVRSLVLASRRGLAASGAEDLVTELTGLGARVRVLACDVSDRGEVVELLAAVAEDAPLTGVVHTAGVLDDGVVVSLTPERADAVLAAKADAAWHLHELTRDLDPALFVLYSSVAGVLGTAGQGNYAAANAFLDGLAECRRGEGRTAVSIAWGLWAAGTAMTGHLGEADTTRLGRGGVVAMSDEEGLALFDAAVAQHRAGVVAARVDTASLAAGARAGTLAPLLEGLLPEGRRVTGIVAGLRQRLAGLTGAEREALVLDTVRGQVAAVLGHDSGVVIDAGRNFRDLGFDSLTAVETRNRLNSVTGLRLPATLVFDYPTPDAVTAHILSQLTDTEISDSGISDSLSRLEKEVIEMVDGKTMTNEFYSRLLDLTRIASRANEERGTSPSEDVMAMSDQKLLDLLEDEFGIS